In one window of Mobiluncus massiliensis DNA:
- the murA gene encoding UDP-N-acetylglucosamine 1-carboxyvinyltransferase: MSVLQVNGGRPLQGEITVRGAKNLVPKAMVASLLSPETSQLASVPDIRDVEVVTKLLNLHGVEVDFDKTEGVLTMNPVKVAAASVQDVDRHAGSSRIPILLCGPLLHRLGEAIIPNLGGCNIGGRPIDFHLNTLRAFGAEVDKLPNGIHLSAPNGLEGTKVELPYPSVGATEQTLLTAVRARGITELRGAAVEPEIMDLVAILQKMGAIISVDTDRVIRIEGVDELRGFTHTALPDRIEAASWASAALVTGGDITVKGARQADMMTFLNTFRKVGGDFDITEDSIRFRRGTQGDLKSIVLETNVHPGFMTDWQQPLVVALTQAQGLSIVHETVYENRFGFTEALRRMGAHIQVYRECLGGLRCRFGARNFYHSAVISGPTPLHGTDIEVPDLRGGFSHLIAALAAQGVSNVSGVDIINRGYENFMNKLKALDAQVELHS, from the coding sequence CGGTTTTGCAGGTGAACGGCGGGCGACCGCTGCAGGGCGAGATAACCGTGCGGGGAGCCAAGAACCTGGTCCCCAAAGCCATGGTGGCGTCGTTGCTCTCCCCGGAAACATCCCAGCTGGCGTCCGTGCCGGACATACGCGATGTCGAAGTGGTCACGAAACTGTTGAACCTGCACGGGGTTGAGGTCGATTTCGACAAAACCGAGGGCGTGCTGACGATGAACCCCGTCAAGGTCGCGGCGGCTTCGGTGCAAGACGTCGACCGACACGCCGGCTCGTCGCGTATCCCCATCCTGCTGTGCGGGCCGCTGCTACACCGCCTGGGGGAGGCGATTATTCCGAATCTGGGCGGGTGCAATATCGGCGGGCGGCCCATCGATTTTCACCTCAATACTTTGCGGGCTTTCGGTGCGGAAGTCGACAAACTACCCAATGGCATCCACCTTTCCGCACCAAATGGCCTGGAGGGTACGAAAGTTGAGCTGCCTTATCCCAGCGTGGGAGCCACCGAACAAACCCTGCTGACCGCGGTGCGGGCGCGGGGCATCACCGAGCTGCGCGGGGCGGCGGTGGAACCCGAAATCATGGATTTGGTCGCTATCCTGCAAAAAATGGGCGCGATTATTTCCGTGGACACCGACCGGGTCATCCGCATCGAAGGTGTCGATGAGCTGCGCGGATTCACCCACACCGCCCTGCCGGATCGGATTGAGGCGGCTTCGTGGGCTTCCGCGGCGCTGGTCACCGGCGGGGACATCACGGTCAAGGGCGCTCGCCAGGCTGACATGATGACGTTCCTCAACACGTTCCGCAAGGTCGGCGGGGATTTCGACATCACCGAGGACTCGATTCGATTCCGGCGCGGCACCCAGGGTGATCTGAAGTCGATTGTGCTGGAAACCAATGTTCACCCCGGTTTTATGACCGACTGGCAGCAGCCGCTGGTGGTGGCGTTGACGCAGGCTCAAGGTTTGTCGATTGTGCACGAGACCGTGTACGAAAATCGTTTCGGTTTCACTGAGGCACTGCGCCGGATGGGTGCGCATATTCAGGTTTACCGCGAGTGTTTGGGCGGACTGCGGTGCCGTTTCGGGGCACGGAACTTTTACCATTCCGCGGTTATTTCCGGGCCGACCCCGCTGCACGGCACGGACATCGAGGTTCCGGATTTGCGTGGCGGTTTTTCGCACCTCATTGCGGCTTTGGCGGCGCAGGGAGTCTCGAATGTTTCCGGAGTGGACATCATCAACCGCGGCTACGAAAACTTCATGAACAAGCTAAAAGCTTTGGATGCACAGGTGGAGCTGCACTCATGA
- a CDS encoding lysophospholipid acyltransferase family protein has product MTKSSNPDRTRLVAQFSRPFRLNRAGRPAMGWVYFWASLPVRAVLIALMKRHYAGVENLPESGGFIAVSNHVTEIDSVTFSHFLVANHYSPRMLMKEEMMHWPVVGFCARHSRMIPVFRETTHAADSLIAAKAALKVGECVGMFPEGTLTRDPDLWPMKGHTGAARLALETQVPVVPVAQWGAHKTLAPYGKLHWPPRGRVSLVAGPPVDLSDLYGKQDDHEAVTEATRRIMADLTDLLRGLRPGEEPPVKVWDMKVDGDRYGRKKKRPKGGKKSR; this is encoded by the coding sequence ATGACGAAATCTTCCAATCCTGACCGCACCAGGCTGGTCGCGCAGTTTTCCCGTCCCTTTCGGTTGAACCGGGCGGGCCGTCCCGCGATGGGATGGGTGTATTTCTGGGCTTCACTGCCGGTGCGTGCGGTGCTGATAGCGCTGATGAAGCGGCACTATGCCGGGGTGGAAAACCTGCCTGAAAGCGGCGGATTTATTGCCGTGTCCAATCACGTCACGGAAATCGACTCGGTGACGTTTTCGCACTTCCTGGTGGCTAATCACTATTCCCCGCGAATGCTCATGAAAGAAGAAATGATGCACTGGCCGGTGGTGGGCTTTTGCGCCCGGCACTCGCGGATGATTCCGGTGTTTCGGGAAACCACCCATGCGGCAGATTCCCTGATTGCCGCCAAAGCTGCCCTGAAAGTCGGAGAGTGCGTGGGAATGTTTCCGGAAGGAACCCTCACTCGTGACCCCGACTTGTGGCCGATGAAAGGCCACACCGGCGCGGCACGATTGGCGTTGGAAACCCAGGTTCCGGTGGTGCCCGTCGCCCAGTGGGGGGCACACAAGACCCTGGCGCCCTACGGAAAACTGCACTGGCCACCCCGTGGTCGAGTGTCGCTGGTGGCAGGTCCCCCCGTCGACTTGAGCGACCTCTACGGGAAACAGGACGATCACGAGGCCGTGACGGAGGCGACCCGGCGGATTATGGCTGACCTGACCGACCTTCTGCGGGGTCTGCGACCTGGTGAAGAACCCCCCGTGAAAGTGTGGGACATGAAAGTCGACGGCGACCGCTACGGACGTAAGAAAAAACGTCCCAAAGGCGGGAAAAAGTCGCGTTAG
- a CDS encoding DUF732 domain-containing protein gives MRNFDDDAEDTGIWDKRTKKTVIGAFIFFAAGLFLAWEFGNINGNNPEQRPADAAAREETYWKQITFLNPGFPAELRKEVTKMGWRACGKLESGWDPTRVLAFIAESDNGSGSDKLPMPATQVQFWIGVEQSAAMSLCPEQESKLDGWLENFAPKPAPTPTVTEPA, from the coding sequence TTGCGAAACTTCGACGATGATGCCGAAGACACCGGTATCTGGGACAAGAGAACCAAAAAAACCGTGATTGGCGCTTTCATTTTCTTTGCCGCCGGATTGTTCCTGGCGTGGGAATTTGGCAATATCAATGGCAATAATCCAGAGCAGCGTCCCGCCGACGCGGCCGCTCGTGAGGAAACCTATTGGAAACAGATTACTTTCCTGAACCCCGGTTTCCCCGCTGAACTGCGCAAAGAAGTCACCAAAATGGGATGGCGGGCGTGTGGAAAGCTGGAATCCGGCTGGGATCCCACTCGGGTGCTGGCATTCATTGCCGAAAGCGACAACGGCTCCGGGTCGGACAAGCTGCCGATGCCGGCCACCCAGGTGCAATTCTGGATTGGGGTGGAGCAATCCGCAGCGATGTCCCTGTGTCCCGAACAGGAATCGAAACTAGACGGTTGGCTGGAAAACTTTGCCCCCAAACCGGCTCCTACGCCTACGGTAACTGAGCCAGCCTAA
- a CDS encoding D-alanine--D-alanine ligase family protein, whose protein sequence is MSEGEQKTRVAVIFGGRSGEHSISCATAAGVLDHIDRTRFEPIPIGITKAGAWVLMPDESDSLRLQDGQGAEIEDNGTFVALVPQNQHLFFWDSRTPSAPIKDLGRVDVVMPLLHGPYGEDGTIQGLCEMVGVPYTGCGVGASSNGMDKGCAKVLLEHGGIPVGRYHVITDFDWRHRADEVPAPILSWGLPVFVKPARAGSSLGVTRVDSWQDFEAAVVAARRHDPKVIVEAAVQGAREVECAVLEGRAGGAPRTTPPGEVVMVSTPGMYDFQSKYFANEAVRLQIPAQIPAGVATQIQNYARQAFQLLGGEGLSRVDFFYVPDTGEIILNEVNTMPGMTPYSLYPGMWENVGLSYTDLVTELIELALAHPQGLR, encoded by the coding sequence ATGAGTGAAGGCGAACAAAAGACCCGGGTAGCGGTTATTTTCGGTGGACGCAGCGGGGAACACTCGATTTCTTGCGCCACGGCAGCGGGTGTACTCGACCATATCGACCGCACGCGTTTTGAACCGATACCAATCGGAATCACCAAGGCCGGAGCGTGGGTGTTGATGCCTGATGAGTCCGATTCGCTGCGTCTCCAGGACGGGCAGGGTGCTGAGATTGAGGATAACGGGACTTTCGTGGCGTTAGTGCCGCAAAACCAGCATTTATTCTTTTGGGATTCCCGCACCCCCAGCGCTCCCATCAAGGACCTGGGCCGTGTTGACGTGGTGATGCCGCTGCTACACGGACCTTACGGAGAGGACGGGACGATTCAGGGTCTGTGTGAGATGGTTGGCGTGCCCTATACCGGTTGCGGGGTGGGCGCCTCCTCTAACGGAATGGACAAGGGGTGTGCGAAAGTTCTGTTGGAACACGGGGGGATTCCCGTGGGACGCTACCACGTCATCACGGACTTTGATTGGCGCCACCGCGCGGACGAAGTCCCGGCTCCGATTCTGTCGTGGGGGTTGCCGGTCTTTGTGAAGCCGGCGCGTGCCGGGTCTTCCTTAGGGGTCACAAGGGTGGATTCGTGGCAGGACTTTGAGGCTGCGGTCGTCGCCGCTCGCCGCCACGACCCGAAAGTTATCGTGGAAGCCGCGGTGCAGGGCGCTCGTGAAGTTGAGTGTGCTGTTTTGGAGGGGCGTGCCGGGGGAGCCCCCCGCACCACCCCGCCGGGGGAAGTCGTGATGGTTTCCACTCCTGGAATGTACGATTTCCAATCCAAGTATTTTGCCAACGAGGCTGTGCGATTGCAGATTCCAGCCCAGATTCCCGCCGGTGTCGCGACGCAGATTCAAAACTATGCCCGCCAGGCTTTCCAGCTTTTAGGCGGGGAGGGCCTGAGCCGAGTGGACTTTTTCTATGTGCCCGATACCGGGGAAATCATCCTCAACGAAGTCAACACCATGCCCGGAATGACGCCCTATTCCCTGTATCCGGGAATGTGGGAGAACGTGGGACTGTCCTACACCGACCTGGTCACTGAGCTGATTGAGCTGGCTTTGGCTCACCCGCAAGGGTTACGGTGA